The region ACCAGCCATTGGGCAAAATGTGCACGCGTGAGCGCAACGCCATTCGCCAATTCTTTGACTTCTTCTAACACGCCTGGACGTGTCACTTTCTCTAAGCGATGGGCAATTAACTCAGCGCGCGCATCGCGACGCTGTTTTTGTTCTTCGATCAACGCGGTTAACGCGGGATGGGTTGGATCGATGTTCAATCCAACAATATGAATGTCTTTGTTTTGCCACAAGGTGGAAAACTCAATCCCGTTAATTAGCTGTAACGGCTTGTCATTCTGCTTAATGTAGTCATGCGCAGCGGCTAAAGCATCGACCGTATCATGATCAGTAATTGCCAATACCCCAACGCCCATTTCAATGGCTCGGTCGATCAGCGCGTCATAGGTAAAACGGCCATCTGACGCTGTGGTATGGCTATGTAGGTCAATAATATTCATATTCTTCAGTTTGCTTACAATTTCTGCTTGACAATTTATCCCTGCACTAGTTTACTAGTACGCAAATACAGGACACACGTTAAAGGCTTATCATGTTACAAGAATTTAACCTAAATCATAAACCCTTAATCCAATCAGTTCGCAGCGAACTCTCTTGGTGGCGCACTTGGTCAAACTCAAGTGGGCTGACGTGTGCATAACATTTAATAACCAATGCAACCGACAAAGCCCGCCCCCAAGCGGGCTTTGTTTTATCCAGAATGAGACCACAAACATGACGATTTTCTCCTCTCACTCTGGCGCTTAAAGAATATAAAGAATGAAAAGGAGGTCTTGTGAAAAAGGCCAACACAACAAAAAAACTCGCTGCTCTGGAACTCATTACTCTGCCAGTGACCTATCGCCGCAATCCAACTGCCTTGTTCCACACGCTGTGTGAAAACAAAACCGACAGCTTGCTGCTTGAGTCTGCTGAAATCGATTCAAAGCAAGACCTAAAAAGCCTGCTGCTGATTGATGCTGCGGTTCGCATCACTTGCTACGGTCAGGATGTGACTCTGCATGCGCTAACCGATAACGGTGCTGCTCTGCTCTCCATTCTAAGTGAGCAAGTGGCAAGCGATGTAAAAGCTCAACAAACCGAAGCTCACACGCTAACACTGACTTTCCCGCACGCAGATGAAACCTTAGACGAAGATAGCCGCTTACGCCAAACATCCACATTTGATGCTTTGCGTATGGTGCAGCACAGTTTCGATTTAGCTGGGTTAGACAAACACGCGATTTTCCTTGGCGGTCTGTTTGCTTACGACCTCGTTGCGAACTTCGAACCACTGGGTAACGTGAAAGATACCACATCTTGTCCTGACTATGTGTTTTACGTCGCTGAGACTTTGATGATCATTGACCACCAAACCGAAACGGCGCATCTGCAAGGCACGCTTTTTGGTCAAGACAACAGCCATAAACTGGCACTGCAACAACGCATGCAAGCCATTATTGCTCAAGCACAGCACAGCGTGTCACATCAAGTGGCGAAACGCCTAGCCGAAGTGCCGCTAACGACCAATATTGAAGATGCTGATTTCTGCTCGATTGTGTCTGACTTAAAAGACTACATCGTAAAAGGCGACATTTTCCAAGTGGTACCTTCACGTCGCTTCTTCCTACCTTGCCCATCTCCATTGGCAGCGTACGAACAGCTCAAAATCAACAACCCAAGTCCTTACATGTTCTACATGCAAGACGAAAACTTCACCCTGTTCGGTGCATCACCAGAGAGTGCTTTGAAATACGCAACCGAAAGTAATGAAGTACAGATTTACCCAATTGCTGGTACTCGTCGCCGCGGTAAACGTGCCGATGGCTCTATCGACCCAGATTTAGATAGCCGTATTGAACTTGAACTGCGTAACGATAAAAAAGAGACCGCAGAGCACATGATGCTGGTCGATCTAGCGCGTAACGATGTGGCTCGCATTTCTCAAGCAGGTACGCGCCATGTGGCTGACCTGCTTAAAGTCGACCGCTACAGCCACGTAATGCACTTGGTCTCTCGCGTTGTGGGTCAGCTACGCACGGATTTGGATGCGCTGCACGCGTATCAAGCGAGCATGAACATGGGCACACTCACTGGTGCACCGAAGATTCGCGCCATGCAATTGATTCGTGAAGTGGAACGTGAACGTCGTGGTAGCTACGGTGGTGCTGTCGGCTACTTAACCGGTGAAGGCGATTTGGATACCTGCATTGTGATCCGCGCCGCTTACGTGCGTAACGGTATTGCGCAAGTCCAAGCTGGCGCGGGTGTGGTGTATGACTCAGACCCACAATCAGAAGCGGATGAAACCCGCACTAAAGCGCAAGCCGTTATTACCGCGATTCAACAAGCTCACCAAGCGTAAGGAAGATTCTCATGGCTAACATCGTTTTCATCGATAACTTCGACTCCTTTACCTACAACTTGGTGGATCAATTTCGCGCTCTTGGCCACCAAGTTGCGGTTTATCGCAACACCATCACTGTCGAAGCAGTAGAAAAAATCACAGCGCAATTAGAGCAACCTTTGATTGTGCTTTCTCCAGGCCCTGGTACTCCTGCTGCCGCAGGTTCAATGCCAGCCATTATTCAACGTTTTAAAGGTGAAGTGCCTATTTTGGGAATCTGCCTTGGTCATCAAGCGATTGTTGAAGCCTACGGCGGTACTGTGGCTGGCGCTGGTGAAATTGTCCACGGCAAAGTGTCGA is a window of Vibrio porteresiae DSM 19223 DNA encoding:
- a CDS encoding anthranilate synthase component 1 encodes the protein MKKANTTKKLAALELITLPVTYRRNPTALFHTLCENKTDSLLLESAEIDSKQDLKSLLLIDAAVRITCYGQDVTLHALTDNGAALLSILSEQVASDVKAQQTEAHTLTLTFPHADETLDEDSRLRQTSTFDALRMVQHSFDLAGLDKHAIFLGGLFAYDLVANFEPLGNVKDTTSCPDYVFYVAETLMIIDHQTETAHLQGTLFGQDNSHKLALQQRMQAIIAQAQHSVSHQVAKRLAEVPLTTNIEDADFCSIVSDLKDYIVKGDIFQVVPSRRFFLPCPSPLAAYEQLKINNPSPYMFYMQDENFTLFGASPESALKYATESNEVQIYPIAGTRRRGKRADGSIDPDLDSRIELELRNDKKETAEHMMLVDLARNDVARISQAGTRHVADLLKVDRYSHVMHLVSRVVGQLRTDLDALHAYQASMNMGTLTGAPKIRAMQLIREVERERRGSYGGAVGYLTGEGDLDTCIVIRAAYVRNGIAQVQAGAGVVYDSDPQSEADETRTKAQAVITAIQQAHQA
- a CDS encoding aminodeoxychorismate/anthranilate synthase component II, which produces MANIVFIDNFDSFTYNLVDQFRALGHQVAVYRNTITVEAVEKITAQLEQPLIVLSPGPGTPAAAGSMPAIIQRFKGEVPILGICLGHQAIVEAYGGTVAGAGEIVHGKVSMMAHDSHPIYEGLPSPLAIARYHSLVATKVPESLTITAQVDGLVMSVCHEQDKVCGFQFHPESIMTTQGAALLTKAIDWALA